One segment of Schistocerca cancellata isolate TAMUIC-IGC-003103 chromosome 2, iqSchCanc2.1, whole genome shotgun sequence DNA contains the following:
- the LOC126151204 gene encoding uncharacterized protein LOC126151204, which yields MVLKKHVPSFVTIGGHRGVVQYNGQPQTCSICSSTEHMRATCPRSRRPAQLPRTEAAEAPQEIATASYAGAVTREAPRVHETAPAEAAAPTAAATESPAATPPPAPVPAPAPAVAGSAGEKRQLSSDSEGESTVETDAALAPTPSPAARWPRIAEVSAPAQPTAAPPDSPAAQAGPSADAATPYSEMRELAIKMQVTKLARTEGIRRRAQRKQRGRPGRGQIQKAPEQAAKSQP from the coding sequence ATGGTGCTGAAAAAGCACGTGCCTTCGTTCGTAACGATCGGCGGGCATAGGGGGGTCGTGCAGTACAATGGCCAGCCCCAGACGTGCTCCATCTGCAGTTCCACGGAGCACATGAGGGCAACGTGTCCGAGGAGCAGACGTCCGGCGCAATTGCCGCGCACAGAAGCCGCGGAAGCACCTCAAGAAATCGCCACTGCCAGCTACGCTGGAGCGGTAACGCGCGAAGCTCCACGTGTTCACGAGACGGCCCCAGCGGAAGCGGCAGCCCCGACGGCCGCCGCCACGGAGAGCCCAGCGGCTACCCCACCCCCTGCGCCCGTCCCTGCCCCGGCCCCGGCCGTCGCAGGTAGCGCGGGAGAGAAACGCCAGCTGAGCTCCGACTCGGAGGGCGAAAGCACAGTGGAGACCGACGCAGCtctggcccccaccccctcccccgccgccCGGTGGCCGAGGATCGCGGAGGTCAGCGCCCCCGCCCAGCCGACAGCTGCGCCTCCCGACAGCCCTGCCGCCCAGGCCGGGCCCAGCGCCGACGCCGCCACGCCGTACAGCGAGATGCGTGAGCTTGCAATCAAAATGCAAGTCACGAAACTGGCCCGCACTGAAGGAATCAGAAGACGAGCCCAAAGAAAACAACGTGGACGTCCCGGCCGCGGGCAAATCCAAAAAGCGCCGGAGCAAGCGGCGAAGTCGCAGCCGTGA